The following are encoded together in the Megalobrama amblycephala isolate DHTTF-2021 unplaced genomic scaffold, ASM1881202v1 scaffold436, whole genome shotgun sequence genome:
- the LOC125261587 gene encoding complement C1q-like protein 4 has translation MQSGDGFIGPFTTEITLTYRNVFTNIGNAYNPITGVFTAPLKGAYMFRFSLYGDGGTAATVSIIKNGEIVVSSNDNQVQAQDRLNSSNGVVLILEVGDVVCVRLWSGRRIFDNESNRNTFSGYLLFPLR, from the exons ATGCAATCTGGCGATGGATTTATTGGTCCTTTTACCACTGAAATCACACTAACCTACAGGAACGTCTTCACAAACATAGGGAACGCCTACAACCCAATTACAG GTGTTTTCACAgccccactgaaaggagcgtaCATGTTCAGATTTTCTTTATATGGTGATGGCGGAACTGCAGCAACTGTATCCATTATTAAGAATGGAGAGATTGTGGTTTCATCAAATGATAATCAGGTTCAGGCTCAGGATCGGTTAAACTCCTCAAATGGAGttgtgttgatcctggaggttgGAGATGTTGTCTGTGTGAGACTTTGGTCTGGCAGGAGGATATTTGATAATGAGAGTAATCGCAACACTTTCAGTGGTTATCTACTGTTTCCCTTGAGATAA